CATCTTGTCTTCTCATGATGAGTTCTACTGAAGAAACGCCACCCGCGGCTGCTACTCAGTTCATGCTGCCTCCGGCGAATTTGCCGCCGCCAAAGCCGCTGATAGTGGATGACAATCTGGCTAGTAATTGGAAACAGTGGAAGAAAGTTTGGCAACGTTATGAAATCGCGGCAGGAATTTACAAGCAAGAGGATCTTGTTCGAGTGTCAACATTGCTATCGGTCATCGGAGAAGATGCTATCAGAGCTTTTGATACGTTTGTTTGGAGCGAAGGTCAGAAGGAAGATAGTATTAATGATGTGTTGACCAACTTTGATGAATATTGCGAACCTCGCACTCAGGTCATTTACGAACGCTATCGTTTCAATAATCGTAAACAAGAGGCAGGCGAAAGTATAAGTGCGTACGTGACGGAGTTGCGTGTCATTGCCAAGAACTGTGCTCATGACGAAATCACACCGGATGAGATTCTACGCGACCGTTTGGTCCTTGGGGTACGTGATGATAAAGTACGAGAACGCCTCCTACGAGTAAACGACCTGACTTTGTCTAAGGCAATCGATATATGCAAATCCTCAGAGCAGACCAATCAACAATTAAAGATGATTACTAGCGGAACAGAGGAAGCAGTGGGTGCAGTTGAAACAGAGAACAAGAATGGCCAAGAACTAAACTCAAAAAGCGGCCAGAATGCCGATATTGTGGGTATCATAATGCAAATCGCCAATGCCCTGCGTACGGGCAAACCTGCCCTAAATGCGGACAAAAGAACCACTTCAACTGAGGCAAAGTGCCGATCAACTACCCCACACGTAAACACCGCAGAAGAAGTATCTGAAGAAGTCTTTCATATCAGTCAAGTTGCGTGTGGCTCGCGCGCAATGATTACCATGGAAGTTGGCAAGCCAAGCAGTCATAGTCAGGTGGCATTCCAACTAGACACAGGTGCAGAATGCAACCTTCTCTCGCTGAAGGAGTACCGACGAGTCACAGGGGACGTGTATTTGAAACAAGTAAATCGCTGCTCACACAAGTTTATAAAAACTTATACGAATGAACGATACAGGATCATGGGGTCGACAGAACTCCCCATATGGCGCCATGGGAAAAGAGACGTGTTGCTTTTCAATATTACCGAAGATGACCTTGCACCACTGCTATCCTATAGCACCTGTATTGAACTGGGGCTTATCACAATTAATGACTGTGATAGCATCATTGCATCAAATTCCCACGGTCACGGTCTGACCCCTGGTGTCGCTATAACAACAGGGATTATCGATCTTTTAGAAGAATACAAGGATGTTTTTGAAGGCTTGGGGGACCTCCCAGGCGAGTACCATATAGTCACCGATGATCCGGTGCCACCTGTGGTACATCCACCGCGCTGTGTACCAGTGGCTTTACGTAACCAGATCAAAGAGAAACTTTATGAGATGGTGGCCAGTGACGTCAGCACCCCGGTAACTGAACCAACGGAGTGGGTCTCCAGTATGTTAGTCATTGTCAAACCAAACAAGTTGCGTATATGCCTTGACCCTCGCGATTTGAACAAAGCCATCCGTCGAGAGCACTACCAACTGCCCACAGTTGAAGAAGTTGCAACCCGCCTTTCACAAGCAAAGAAGTTCACCGTTGTAGACGCCAAAGATGGTTTCTGGCAGAAGCGTCTTGACACTGAATCTAGTTACAAAACCACGTTCAATACACCATTTGGGCGTTATCGATGGAATAGGACGCCACTTGGCATCTGTTCAGCGCCAGAAGTATGGGCCTGACCCTGAGAAGGCCATATTGCAGATGCCTGAACCAAAGGATGTTACTGCATTAAAGCGATTCCTCGGGATGGTGACCTATCTTGCAAAATTTATGCCTCACCTATCAGAGATGACAGGGCCACTCAGACGCCTAGAAGATAAGGATATGGAGTTCCAGTGGTTGCCACAACACGCCCTCGCTATGGACACAATCAAGAAGTTTCTGACGGAGGCACCTGTTCTTCGCTATTATGATGTAAGCAAGCCAATCACTGTCCAATGTGATGCAAGCCAGTCTGGTTTAAGGGCTGTATTGTTGCAAGAGGGCCAGCCTGTGTTACGCTTCCCGAGCCCTGACCGATACTGAATCTTGTTATGCACAAATCGAGAAAGAAATGCTTGCCATCACTTGGTCGTGTGACAAGTTCGACCAATACCTCTACGGGCGAGACGTAGTCAATACTGAGACTGACCATGAACCATTGAAATCAgtattcaaaaaagaaattcacaaGTCACCGGAGCGTCTGCAGCGAATGCAGCTGGCCCTGCAAAAGTATAACCTTGATGTGCAATACAAGAAAGGTACACTCGTGCATATTGCAGATGCATTAAGCCGGGCATACCTGAAGACCACTGATGGAGCGCAGACGGAGTTCTGTGAGATTCGTGCCCTTGAGACAGTTGATCATGAAGAGCATATTCAAATTGAACCGCCGAAACGAGACGTTTTCCGTGAACAAATTGCTGCGGATAGTGATATCCAGGAACTTATCCGTGTTATCAAGTCAGGATggcctgaaagaaaaaaatgccccCCTGCTGTCCAACCGTATTATGATGAACGAAGCGAATTGATAGAGTCGCAGGGTCTAGTTTCCGTGGCGAACAGCTTTTAGTACCCCTTTCACTTCGAAAGGATATGCTATCGCAGCTCCACAGTAGTCACATTGGCATTGGAGGATGTGTTCGCCTTGCTCGAGAAATTTTTTACTGGCCAAGAATGAGTGCTGAAATAAGAGACTTTGTTTCTCGTTGTACAATCTGTCAGATGTACCGTCCAGCACAGGCCCGCGAGGAGCTTCAACCGCATGAACTTCCTTCGCGCCCATGTCCGAAAAAACGCCGCGGATCTGCTTGTCATTGGGCAGCAGACATTCCTGATAATGGTGGACTACTGGTCCAATTTCTTCGAGGTAGTTGAGATTCACAGGAAGACAGCACAAACTGTAATTACCCAGTTTAAGGTGCAGTTTACCCGACATGGAATCCCTGAAGTGTTGATCAGCGATAATGGTCCCGAATTTGACAATCAGGAATTCAAGAATTTCTCTACAGATTGTCAGTTCGAGCATCGAACTTCAAGTCCACGATATCCACAAGCAAATGGAAAAGTGGAAAATGCGGTGAAGACCTGCAAAGGACTGCTCGTGAAAGCGAAGGAAGACAAACGAGACCCGTTGTTGGCGATCCTCGCTTGGCGCAACACCCCAAGTGAGGGATTCAGTGCCTCACCAGTTTAAAGGCTGATGGGTCGGCGCACCCGCACCTTGCTGCCCACTGCTGAAAAGTTACTCCAGCCAAACAGTGACCTGAAGACCACAGCGAGAAGTTTAGCAGCTCGGAAAAGACAACAGTGCAAGCAGTACAACCGTGGCACTAAGAACCTTGTTCCCTTGAAAGTGGGAGAGATGATCCGAATGAAACTACCTGGGGAACAAAAATGGAGCTTAGGTTGGTGCTCACGTCTTCTTGGCCGACGTTCATATGAAGTTGACGTAGATGGATGGTGCTTCCGAAGAAACCACCCCCAGCTGCGCTCCACCCTGGAGTCATCACCAGTGCCAAGTTGCAACAATGAAGAGCCGCACCAGACcgagaatgaaaacagatcACCTGTTTTGCCAGAGCCTGTACCAGACCAGTGCCGAACCCCACCTGCTCCTGGGATCGAAGAGAATGACACATTGTCTCCAGCACACTCTGTCCCAGACAGCACAGAAACAGTTTCAGCTCTCGCGCCTAGACGCTCCGGGCGAACCAGACGTACCCCAACCTGGCTGGAGGATTATGACTTATGCTGAACACTTAAACATTGACTTGAGCTTGCCTCTATCCtattctattaattttgtttgttgttgttgctaacGTTCATATTGTAAGGGAAAGGGATGTGACGTGACACGCGTGACTATAGTCATGTGATCAGCAAGTCATTCAAACCGTCGTGCCGCATGGCACAGAGGCAATCATATTTAACAACCCGAACTCGATACTGTATTAAAAAGTCTTGTTGCAGTTTTAACCATTGTCTCAGTGCTTTTATCGACATCGCAACTCCACAATagcccataatataaaaattctctaggaaaaatgtggtcacgtgaccccagctgcaaaaggcctattcaaCACTGCTTCTTACGGTGTATAGTCAAAAGCAATACTAGATTATGATGTAACAACTGTCAAATTCGTTCTTCCTTCATTCCAAAGACATGGCTACCTGTAGCTATTCGGAATTTATTGGAGGTTGTTGTGACCCCATTTCGGGGAACCGTGCGAATATCCAGTGTGTCACATTAGGCAAGTGCAACAAAGATGTCAGTGGCCACCTGAAATCCTACAAAGTTCGAGACTCCTGTGTCAGAAGCAAGTCTTTTACTGGCACGAGCAGGTAATTTCTTCCTTCCTGttaacaaatgtaatcaagGGGTGATTCATTCTTCTTTGAATCTCATTTGCTGATTGATTCATTTTGAACTTAACTAATGCATCCTGATAGGCACATTTTAAAAGGATTCAGGAATATTTCGTATCACGCAATCAATAACCCATTCCCAGCTCTGCTACCATCTCCATGAGGGTGCAACTGAGCACGTCCAGGGTCCCAAAGTGACTTTCCCTTTCTAATATTCCACCAGTTCTTCCGCTGGAGACGCACGCATATGCTGCCTTGCCTGCGGCTGCTGTGTCACCAACTGATTGAGGCAAAGAGAAATGATTGTGCAAGATGGGCATCCATTTTACGAGGCAAGATCATCGGTAAATGGGCCAGGGTTATATTTAGAAAACCACCAAGCAGCTTGATACGCACGCCAAAAAAATTGAaggacgagaaaaaaaaaaacaaatacatacATAGATACAAAGGCATTTAATACTTTAAACAATAGAGTGGCTTTAAGCTTTTTCCGACCCTAATATTACAGAGATAGGGCGATAATTTCCTGGGTTATTCATTTTACCCTTTTTGAATATGGGGTGACTCTCGCAAGTTTCCTCTCCGATGAGAAAATGCCCGTAATGATACATCGCTAGAAAATTTTATTGAGGGATGGGGCAACAATGTCAGCGGCTACTTTTAGAAGTTTACATGGGATTTTATCTAATCCTGCTGCTTTTCTGACATTTGCTTTCCTCTGAAGGTCGCGTACTTCTCCTACCGTCCGGATTCTCAATAAAACACTTGAGTACTAGGCTTAAGGTAGCACTCGGACTCAACATCGCGGGTGGTATTCTGTCGCTAGATCATTACCAATATTGGAAAAGTATAAGTTAAACCGCTCGGCTATTTCAGTCGTATTCGTGATAGTTTGCTCTCCAATTTTAATTCTTGGGTCTCTATTTAATTTATCAGTCTTTCGGGAGTGTAAATggttgattttgttttataaagACAGTTTTTTGGCTCcaattaagtaaagtttttctgTGAGGCCCAAGTGGCACCGCTTGcctttgttgctgtaggccggggtggacgctaaaatactccagttcaTTGTAAAATTAGTGTTGTTGTCGTTGAGTGTCGAGATATATATGTCTTGAtagaaactctctgccgatgtttgtttgtACGTTCATGCTGTTAAAccagtttatttttctttgtctgttCCTGCGGCTGTTCTGTGCGGTGTGAGCTacaggtttcttgcgttcagtgaacattaatttttcgtCGTGTCCACTAACTAAAGTGCACTTTCGTGGTGTGGTTTGGGTTTGTTAAGGAGTTCGTTGCTTGAGGAAGTGTCGGAGTTTCGTCggccgatggctgctggtaggtgttttattatcGTAGGCCGTTGGTTAGAATTTCTGTCGATGTAGAGAGTTTCGTTGTTGGGTtttctgtatggatagtagGTTAAGGGTGACgtcgaggaagttgcagattcattgaaattttcagtcCTTGTTTCTTAAATTCTCGTGTGATTTCCTCTCTCGTCAGTTCTGATTGTGGTCGGTTTCCGTTTCTTAGAAGTAGCAGCCCgtcgtctctgtagagtcctTCGTTGTTTTTGCCGCATTTCTCGCTGAGATTGTTTAGGAGGAAAAGACCGATAAGCTTACAAACGTCCGCTCCGTCGAAGCTGCCCATAGTTACGTCCAACGTGTCGCTGTGGTTTTCCTTGGTCCAGGTGGTCTCGTTGTCAAATAAGAGTGATTTCTGGCAGTGCATGATTATGTGGATGTCCTTGTCATTTGCCAAGAATTATACCACAATCGCCGACAAAGACATTCACATAatcattttttaaaacatataAAATCAGCCGCAGcgaaacacgaaatggcgaaatggcacTTAACAATGTGGAATACAGTGAACCCATACAATTATTGAGAGCTAACCATCTGTTATATTTGGGCTTTAGGCCAACTGGAGTGTTACTTCGTTATTTTCAGTATCTCAATAGTAGGGGGCGTTATGTCTTGTAGTTAGGGGTCGTCATGTCGGGGGCgttatatcttgggggcgtcatGACCGGTTACCGATtttttcacacgtagatcagaTCATCATGCGAGGGAATTAATTAGCtactctattcgctctgacgaaggactaacgctcgaaacgtcagctttctaaatctttcacggttgcaattcaacctttgtcgactcgtttgataaaaccaaatttttgcttcgatctctcccaccgacgcagcaccacagtttctttagaaactagaaatccactaATTAGCTACTCATCTCATTTGTTTACAagaaggtatgttcttagttgaataaggTTCTGTCTGAtaagcgcttaggcgcgaaactcaaaGTCACAGAGAATCGATGTGTCCTCTTTATATTGCGCTTGGTTTTTTAAAATAGtagtaaaattttaaaaagcttttaaattcatcgtCCTATTTACTGTTTCAGCCACCCCACTCGAAGacaattttgcgaacaagcaaattttagctaacttctaagcgacAGAAAATCccctggtacattgaattttaagccgaaactacaatgatGTTCAAACTTACACCTtacattgtgttgtgtgaaaatattacccgcggcccaacaaaagtgtcccattgagagccggaaacgccaactcaatttttggcgtagcagccattttgtcgacaaataaacgttacataatacactcaaaactcagctcagaaatcgtctgcagttcaataaaggacatcatacacattttgactcaaaatactttttctgttttaggaaaaaaagacatcttacatgcaggaattagtcttacatgcgggaattagttgtaaatcaaTAGAGGCTAAACAAGCTAACTGATTGATTTCATTATTCAACAATCACAATCAAATATATATAATGGCTTTCCCACGGGTATTTATGTAAAAACAGtatcttttgcaaaaccctAGCTCGGAAATCCCGGAAACTTTTTGGGTCAAAAGGCATATTcaaatcaaaacctaaaatattgtaTTGGTGGTTCTTGCTCAAAACCAgaacaatttgtttctttagctggtacttcattatcttcactttgaaacCATGATGATTACAATTTCTGATCATAGATATAAACACAGCAagcataaaacagtttttcggCCTCAGTAATTACCGAGACTGTCGATAAATAGGCCCCTGTTGCGGTCAACCTAATTTGATTTTCGGTCAACGGCAAGAACTTTTGACATCAATTACAGATAAAAGGATCAGCACTGTCGACTGTAGAACTACTACATCAATCTATTAATCCTTGAAGAAGAGAGACGTAGGcctgttttgctttctttcgtACTTTCAGCTTCTTTATTCGTTGCTTTTCACTAAGGTACACAAGTCCGACTGatccaaataaaaacaaagataggaataaagacaaaaaaagcTTAATCTATGTAAAATTTTAGTGAGAACATTTCAATTTAACAGTTATGCGATCAAATAAGTCAATAAGTCAAAGTAGTTCCGATCGATCATACTGCTGAACTCGAACTACCAGGTAATTTTGATTTAAGATGTTTAAAAACAGGTTAGGATTTTGATACAGTGTCTCCGATGAGGCACGAGTCTGccggaggaaatattttaggcttttttctaggtattttataatcaatatTTTGCGCATGcctgtgtctgcgggatcaaatatttcgggCTCTTTTAGGGCACTTTATTTCTTTTACGGGAACAaacgtttgaagatttttagtatCATTGATTTTGCGCAAAAGTTGCTGccgaagcaattgctatatttcttttagtaaattttattattgattttgtgcacaaatgactgcgagagaaGTGATggtttcgcgggtaactgcatcagggagtggaatgtgtggcgtcctagcttttgtcttattttttcattaattttgcgtaagtgactgcgggagttggcgtttttcgtATATCATTTGACCagcttaactgaaactgtgtTTCTCTAGAATtgatttgtttttcctgttgtttccctttttaattagaacaaatgtaagatggttggaagtTCGGTGCGACGCtttggcaccacgtccagaggtactgttgtcttggtgttttccTTGCGGATGCACAGGTTCCCTCCAACtctagttcctaccatattcgtgggaataaaatgaattgcgtagggtcaaatgaatacatgacagtgttcacgtcatttacttgtgccagtttccttaacatgcgagcggatcagtcatctagttggttgatcagaacttcgttcccaaaatcgaccattttgtaactattttgccttactataacGTTTGCAAAATGTATAAAATTGGCAATACTTCACcgcttttaaatttttttttttagatatttggatttattcaagactgatttttttttgcactgttcaaatcatagatagctgtatagtggatatagagaatacgAGATTTTACCTGcctttcttacgtttgatctgagacttcgctcgtgactgactgcagcagaagatgttatacctggttttaatgcattttatcctttatttggcgcagaagtgactgcgagaagaGGAAGGGGGAGAAAACAGTTTTTACTAtcctttgttgcattttgtctttgattttgcgcgtgcgacATGAATTTgcgagcaaatcttttacttgttttcttgttttcgaagtgatatatgaaatgtttcatatattgaatagcggatttgaaatcaagtaagtagcttacttgatttcttgttttcgataagcttcgcacgccagtgactatGGAGGTAGATGTTTTAAGTTCTTTACTTGCATTTTATAACCGATTTTGGAAAGAACAACTGCCGAaccagatttcttaggttcttgtaggaagtttATTTTACCATTAATTCCGTGCGTAAGTCGCTGgagaatatttttctttaagtatttcaacattgattttatgagcaattgactcctggagcagatgttttagttagtgtagtgtttttggCATTGATTTTGTGCCCAGGTGACTGCGCGGACAgttatgttgcgttctttctttgactttcatcattgattttgtgcacaaATGACTGCGGTACCGGATGTTTTTAAGTCCTGTGGTGCATTacatcgctgattttaggcgcaagtgactaaaaaaatgtatgaaattaacaaaagcaatggcgtagtgcgTGTGTATGTAACGACTTATGTTACCCATAAACCGGGAGCGCgtattgatctgttgaccttcATGCGAATTGTGGATAATTTTGCCCTGGAACCGTCTTCATAACTTATCGGTGAATCGCAATGTCTACGAAATTTCCATGCGTTTCAaagaggccaattgtgcctggaataattgatttaccgcagttcaattatgaagatttgTAGGAAATTGTAGCAGGTGGACAGGATTTATTTGGAGTTTACTGGTAACccaagtcgttacatacatacgcacttCCCCCTCCTCCATtggttttattgtttattccatCCAGGTTTTTAGTTtgcatgatgataaagtttaaaataacgaaagaagaagaaaaacggggaggacactataaaacggccgcaacaaaacgtttaagtttttttctttcaataaaagcttatgcaaaaagatctgatgttgcatatttctgagtttcgtgttcaaaaatatgctgataaaggtggatttccactgttgCTTACGttttacatagtttacgcacttgtatttgactggctttacgtgagtaaataaaattcaagataatgaatgaagggcatgtgattaacgtaaaaaGTTGAGAGGAGAAAGCGACGAataggtcttagttttcaaggtttattttttagcttccttttaatTATCCTCACGTGCACTcgtactccatgacgtttttTAAGGAAACTAACGAtagctgcgtaaggatatccccgatggaaatactccttcTCAACCGAagttgccgccttattcgagaccggATTCAAATTAAGTtactgaccacattgatgacagaaatttgcggttgaagggcattccacaCTTCACGAGCTGCAAAACagtttaggaaatttgtccgaatagatacacaggccaagaaaaaagtataacagcttcctgCTCAAAACTATAAAActcctaatacccactcctccttcttTCAGTGCGCGCACACACTTTTGAAGTTTTAATTGACAA
Above is a genomic segment from Acropora muricata isolate sample 2 chromosome 1, ASM3666990v1, whole genome shotgun sequence containing:
- the LOC136922689 gene encoding uncharacterized protein, which codes for MSSTEETPPAAATQFMLPPANLPPPKPLIVDDNLASNWKQWKKVWQRYEIAAGIYKQEDLVRVSTLLSVIGEDAIRAFDTFVWSEGQKEDSINDVLTNFDEYCEPRTQVIYERYRFNNRKQEAGESISAYVTELRVIAKNCAHDEITPDEILRDRLVLGVRDDKVRERLLRVNDLTLSKAIDICKSSEQTNQQLKMITSGTEEAVGAVETENKNGQELNSKSGQNADIVGIIMQIANALRTGKPALNADKRTTSTEAKCRSTTPHVNTAEEVSEEVFHISQVACGSRAMITMEVGKPSSHSQVAFQLDTGAECNLLSLKEYRRVTGDVYLKQVNRCSHKFIKTYTNERYRIMGSTELPIWRHGKRDVLLFNITEDDLAPLLSYSTCIELGLITINDCDSIIASNSHGHGLTPGVAITTGIIDLLEEYKDVFEGLGDLPGEYHIVTDDPVPPVVHPPRCVPVALRNQIKEKLYEMVASDVSTPVTEPTEWVSSMLVIVKPNKLRICLDPRDLNKAIRREHYQLPTVEEVATRLSQAKKFTVVDAKDGFWQKRLDTESSYKTTFNTPFGRYRWNRTPLGICSAPEVWA